The Tepidanaerobacter syntrophicus genome includes the window GTTGAAGTAGTTGTGCTGAAAGTCGATAAAGACCGCCAGCGTATTTCTCTAGGCTTAAAGCAGGCACTGTCTGATCCCTGGGAGGATATTGAAAAGAAATACAAAGTAGGTTCTGTTATAGAAGGTAGAATTGCTAAATTAGTAAACTTTGGCGCATTTGTAGAAGTTGAACCAGGTGTTGAAGGCCTCGTTCATATATCTCAAATATCTAACCAGCACGTTAATAAGCCGGAAGATGTTTTAAAAGAAGGGGATATAGTTAAAGTTAAAATCCTTGAAATCGATCCCGAGAAAAAGCGCATGAGCCTTAGTATTAAAGAGGCTGAAAATGAGCTAAATAAAGAAGAAAGCAAGCAGAGCTTTGAAAAACCCAAAGATAATGGTATAACAGGCATAACAATTGGAGAAATGGTAGGAGACATTTTTGAGAATAAAAAAGAATAACCACTGAAGCTTTTAAAAATTTGGGGCAAAAAAGCCCCAAATTTTTTGCTACAAGCATGGCGAAGAATCTTAAATTGGAGTTAGGGGTTTGGATATAATGGACGAACATAAAAGGAAACAAAGAAAAGACGAGCATATAAAATACGGCATGCTGCTAGAAAAAAAATTAAAGCGCAATGCATTTGATGATATAACCATTTTGCACAATTGTTTGTCTGAAGTGGATATGGAAAGTATTGATATTTCTACAAAACTACAGAGCATAAATTTAGAAAATCCGATAATCATAAATGCAATAACAGGTGGAACAAGCCAAGGAAAAATTATTAATGGCAAACTTGCAGGTATTGCAAAAAAATTAAAGGTTGCAATGGCTGTGGGCTCTCAAAAGATTGCCTTAAATAATAAAGATGCTGTAGACAGCTTTAAAATAGTAAGAAAAATAAACCCAGATGGTGTTGTATTTGCAAATCTAAGTGCCGATTCTTCTGTCGAGGAAGCAAAATCAGCCATTGAAATGATAAAAGCTGATGCTATACAGCTGCATTTAAACGTGCCTCAAGAAGTTGTAATGAAGGAAGGCCAAAAGAAATTTACAGGTTTAATAGATAATATAGCAAATTTAGTCCAAAACATAGATATTCCGATTATAGTAAAAGAAGTTGGTTTTGGAATAGCCAAGGAAGAGGCACTTATTCTGGCTGAAAGTGGCGTAAAAATTATAGATGTAAGTGGAAAAGGTGGAACAAACTTTATTGAGATAGAAGGCAGGAGAGGCAAATCTCAAGCATCATATCATCTTAGAAACTGGGGAATACCGACTCCGATAAGTTTAATAGAGACAATTGACGCCACACAAGATAAA containing:
- the fni gene encoding type 2 isopentenyl-diphosphate Delta-isomerase, with amino-acid sequence MDEHKRKQRKDEHIKYGMLLEKKLKRNAFDDITILHNCLSEVDMESIDISTKLQSINLENPIIINAITGGTSQGKIINGKLAGIAKKLKVAMAVGSQKIALNNKDAVDSFKIVRKINPDGVVFANLSADSSVEEAKSAIEMIKADAIQLHLNVPQEVVMKEGQKKFTGLIDNIANLVQNIDIPIIVKEVGFGIAKEEALILAESGVKIIDVSGKGGTNFIEIEGRRGKSQASYHLRNWGIPTPISLIETIDATQDKVDVISSGGLKNGVDAAKSLALGAKAVGFAGYFLHILLSKGSLALEKYIIEIQKEIKYVMAMSGARNLEELKQRPVIINGKTYHWLKYRGIKT